The stretch of DNA GACAAGCTGAAGATCGTCAGCATCATCGAAAACTACCTGAGTGATGCAGCCAGGCGTAACGGTCTGGAATGGAAGGGCAATGCCCTGCTGATTAGCTTCAATGAGAAATACCGCATCGAAGTACGTTACCGGGAGAAGATTCAGTTTGGCATCGAACTGCAGCTTGCCAAGCAGAAGATAGACGAGTGCATCAAAGCCTGGTCAGTCGACTCCAGTGACAATCTCAAAGCCATCATCAATGAAGCCTTCCAGGTGGATAAACGTGGTCAGTTAGCCCGTTACCGTATCTTTGCCCTGCGCCGTTACAAGATCAAAGACCCGACCTGGAAGGAAGCAATGGAACTGATCGACAAAGCTATCATGGTAACATCCACAAAGCAGTACATCTCTTTTGCGGTCCGGGATGATGCGGGGAACTACCACAAGGTCGTGCTTAACTTCAGTGCCCTATAATTCTGTCGCATCCTTATGCAGCAGATTTTGACGGATGACAGGGGGCTACAGATGATGACCGCAGTAATGACACAAGAAAACGAGGTAAACGTGGATAGTTTCAATGACCGCTACTATAGACCGGACGAGATAGCCGACATGCTGAATGTCGACCGCTCCACTGTATATCGTATGATCAGGGACATTGCCGATCCTCTCCCCGCTTACCGCATCAATGACAAGGGACCCCTCAGGGTTCATGGCAAAGACATCAACAAGTATCTGGAAAGTCACAAGGTAAGACCTGAGTATGAGTAATGCCATAGAGTTCCGCATCAAGCGGGACAACTGCAAAGATGCTTATCTGAATGGTAAGACCGATCCGCTTGAGCTGGCGGTGATCTTCGGTGTGTCCGACATCACCGTCCGCAAGTGGATCAAGTCCGGCAAGTGGGATGAGCTGTTCAAGGAAGAGCGCAAGCTTGACCATGAGATCAGCTTAGCCCGCAAGAAGGCACTCATCCAGGCACTGCGTGAATATGCCAAGAACCCTGCAGATACCGCACTTCAGAGTCTTGTCTCTC from Candidatus Cloacimonadaceae bacterium encodes:
- a CDS encoding helix-turn-helix domain-containing protein, whose translation is MTQENEVNVDSFNDRYYRPDEIADMLNVDRSTVYRMIRDIADPLPAYRINDKGPLRVHGKDINKYLESHKVRPEYE
- a CDS encoding DUF3164 family protein; its protein translation is MSSKSTKAAKERTLTDAQGREIPVKVLNQDIVERETVVIRAMDNALKLHDRITNDKLKIVSIIENYLSDAARRNGLEWKGNALLISFNEKYRIEVRYREKIQFGIELQLAKQKIDECIKAWSVDSSDNLKAIINEAFQVDKRGQLARYRIFALRRYKIKDPTWKEAMELIDKAIMVTSTKQYISFAVRDDAGNYHKVVLNFSAL